The genomic DNA CACACCTATCTCATGTGCACCACCACTATTGAGTCCGTAGCCACTGAGCTCTTCAGCAGGTATAGCATAAATAGAAGCAGGTTCATCATCTAACCCAATACTATCCAAGATAAGTATATGGTCATTTTCCATAAAGATATTGACCAAATGAATACCCTTTACCCCGCCATTAATAATTTGAATTTCCTTTGGAAATATATAATTCTCATTCAAATAAGTAGCGGCGTAAACTCCTAACCCATCGTCTTTTTGCAGTACATTACCAATGCCTAGTATTATCATATTTATCCATTCTATTTTGTTATTAGATTATAGCTTAGGTTTTTATAAATTAGAGTGACAAATACTACTTAATTTATATGCTATATATCTTAAAAAGAGCTAAATACATATTCAAACATTTCAGTGAAGTGACAAGGTTTTCTTTTATCAACATAGACTAAAAGAATTAACAACAAATTGAATAAGGGTATGAGAAAGTTAAAATTGCTGATGAAATTGAGTATAATAAATATTTTAAGCTTAATATATGAAAACAATTCAACATCTTAGAAATACGTAAGAAAAAATAAGTTGGAACCTCCCCAAAACCTCCCTAATGTTTTCACTACCAAGGTCAGGTTTTTAAATAGCTGTTTCTACATTGGTTATTCTGGTAAACTGATTTTATATAATGGTTTGATTTATTCGTTTGGCAGCTTAGATAAAAGATTACAAATATCTATTTCTAGTACATAAGCTATTTTAGCTAGATGTTCAATATTAAAGTGTTGACCTTTATGGATCTCTGCAAGTGAAACAATCGTCACTGATTTATGTCCGATTGCTTGTGACAATTGAAGTTGCGTTAAGCCTTTCTTTTCTCTAGCCTTTTTTACATTTCTCCCAATTTGTGTATACAATCTATCTATATAATTCTCTGGAAGTGTTTCAATATCTTTCATTTTTTACCTTGCTATAAGAAGTTGGTAAAGTTTAATGAGATATAGGCTATCATTCAACTTGTTATAACAAGTTATAGGAAGTTTGAGATGAAAACAAATTCACATCCAGTAAATAAACTTAGAAAATGTGTTAAAAAGCATGGAATGAAAATACTTCTTCCTCAAAATCTTCCAGAGGATATATTTAAGAGACTTGTCCTGGAAGCAAAAGCTTTAGATGAGGATAGAACTGATGAAGTACCTTCATCCACTTTGCTCATGTGTATTTTGTATCTCAAAAATGGTCCAAAGGTTCGTGATAATATGAAGGTTAAGTTTTCGGAAGAAGAGATATTGGATTATTTCAGTATGTATACTATGTATATCAGGCTTGAGGAAATGAGACGAAAAAGCTTGGTATTCATCCCTGACGATTCCCTTCCCACTTTACAAAATATCTTCGATAAAAGTAGAAGTATGGAAATCGAAGGTCTTGATGAAAAAATGGAATAAGAATCATCATGTTATCTCCGATCTATTTTTGGTAAAGGTTTATCCAGTTCTTTTTTGCTTACACCATTAGCATAAGAATTATATTCCCATCGGGCAAATTGTGCAAGCAGGGCATTATTCTCTTGTATCAGTCTTGTATTTTGTGCTTCAAGCCTTTCAAGTCTTTGTAGTAATACATCATATTCTATTGTATTTTTTTTCTTCTCGTCACCTGTATCTTGATATCTTTTTTGAGCAGAATCATAAGCAGATTTAATTCGAGTATGTTTTGCAAGTGTTTGACGTGTGTAGCGTTCTTTCAGTCGCAATTCAACTTCAGATATAAGATCATCCCAAGTTAATTTACCGGACCATCCATCGGTAATGTCGACTATTTTCTCGATGTCAGCATCTGTTAAATTTTTTGAGCGTTCTCGTGTTCTTTTTTGTGCCATTAAAAATCCCCTAGTTCGTCTATTAGTTTTTTTATATCGCTGTAGTCATCAGGTTCCAGTTCTGTTTGTTTTTGATCAAGCTTTAAATTTTCTTTTCTTCTATTGGATGCTTGCTCTATTGGTGAAACCGATAAAATATTGGATAATTGAATGATAGATCCGTCAGGAATGCTATCATTGTCCAGAATTTCACATGTATTTGTCAGGACTTCGAGGTCGATTGAGTGGGATTCAACCCATCTGTTAGCTCCAAAATGACCATCTTCTTGTGCTGCTTTCGCACGTTCCAAAAGTACTTCAGTTTCTTCTTTTAGTAGTTTTATCCTATCAGTTCTTATTAGGTCCCCTTTTACGCAGAAGTGTTCGGAACATCCCATACAGTGTCTATGAAGTTGACAGGGGGTCATGGTAAAGTCATGGATACAAACACCATACTCTCCAACATGAGCGGTTGGGACTTTCAGTCTTGCAAATTCATCACGTGATATAACCACTTTCTTTTTGATATCGTCTATATTGGATAAAGGTCCACTCATCAATTCTTCATTTCCTATGGCTTCACGTGCCATTTCAAGCATTTCATCGGCACTGATGTGGTCGTATGCTTGGTTTTGTCTGATATCAAGGCGTCCTGACCATTTGGCAATGTCAAGCTGACTTAAGCCTCCTTTTTGAGCCAGTGTATTGAGCCAGTGTCTAAACTGATGGGATGTCATTTGAATTGGACTGCCATCATTTTCCGTATAGCCAAACTTTTCAAAGAGAGAAAGTACATTTCCTCTTGTTTTTAGGGCATCTGAAACTAGTTGGTCGCTAATTGCTTTTACAGTAGGGATTAATGTGCCTTTATCACTATGGTATTCATTAATCCTTTGATAAACAAGTGCCTCAGAAAATTTTATGCCTACTTCTTCGTTGAGATAGGGAAATCTATCAGGCAAGAGCTCAAGTATCCTTTTTTCAAGGTCAGAAAATTTAATGACAAGTTTGTTACCATCTTTTTCAAAATGAACAGAGTTTTTATTGACCCAGGCAGATGCCAACCTTCTGAAACGCTCTAGATCATTGTCTGTTTGAGATTTACCAAAGAGGATATAAGCGACCTCTTTAGTGTTGAGTACTTTACCGCGTAGGTTCTCAATATCCTCGGAAAGATATACTCTATTTGGATTGTTCTCATACCATTGTGTTACCTCTCTGGCATGCATAGTTACGGTTTTTATTCTTGAGATCGCTTCCTTTGCAACATCGACCATCGAGGGGATTATCCATTTGATCATTGGTGCTGCACCTTTAGCGGGGAACCATCTCAGACCATATTGTTCAATACCGTCACTATCTTTTTGTGTAACTTCACAATCATATGGCAATAAGAATAGTTCGTTGACACGGTTTGGTGCACAGATCAGTAGGGCAATCAATGAGATCGAAAGTTGTTCATAGGGTGTACTGGCCTGATTGAAAATTTTTGGCAATGCTTCCAATCCTGCCTTGGACGGCATTTTCTTATTTCGAAGTTCATCAGCCTCTTTCCCGACACGTGAACTATCTGGAGGACGTTTCATCGGGTTTCTCCAGTCTATAGGTACTTTTATCAAACGTTTATTGGTGAGAAATAAACCAATATCTGCTAGAACAGCTCCAATACGATATGCTCTTGCTTTAGAATAGTGTTTCTTTGTAATTCTTGCTGCCTCGTCCAATACAAAGTTGTCAATATCATTAGGATTAGAGCTATTTTTAATATTGATGAGTGCTTGATCCACTACACGCAAAGGTTCTAATAGGTGTCCTGGAGACTTGAAAGAATTATGTCCAAACCTATATCTAAAATAAGCTTTTGTAAAACTCAGGAAGGGCTCTTTCATAGCGACCATTTTTTCTTCATTTATCTTTCCACCAGTATTTTTGGAAGCGTATTCATATGTTGAAAAAATAGCTGCAATACGTTTCGTCTTACCCTTTTGTTCCATAAAAGAAGAAATATCCCATATATTATTTTTAAATGGAAGATCAGATCCAAATACAGTAAGATCATTTTTGCACATTGTGATGAACCTGTTCAGATTTTCTTGTGAACTAAGTGTTTCAATAGGTTCAAACTGTAATACGGTACTCACTGGGTTACCTCCAAAATATTTCGTGCATTGATGTTCTGACATTCCACTACCACTTGGGCAACTGCAAAGATAATGTTATCATTTACACTTGCAATTCTATGGTCAGTTATCTCGAGTAATTCTTCCCGCTTTTTCAGAAGGGTTATCAAAAGTTCTTCATGAGGAGCATCTGACCATGCCTGGAAGCTGCCACAGGTGTAGCAAGCCAACGGAGCTAGTAATCCGCAGAATCCATAGCTTCCACATTTTCCCAGAGAATTAGATTCACTTTCAATACTTGGATCAATGATATCGCTAGAAGGATCATCTGCACGTTTAGCTTGAGATTTATCCGTAAATATAACACCTGCAAATGCTTGTGCTATTGGAGCAATTTGTAGCGCAACTGCTTTGTCTATGCGTTTTATAATCTCAGGAGTAGTTTGGGTGTATACACCAGCATTTTGAGTGTCCGTATGATCGAGGATTTCAGCAATAATAAGTTCACCATGCCCTTCAGCTGCGGCTCTTGTTCCAATTGTTCTTCTAAAACGTGTTGGAGTGATATGGATCTTTTCCCCAGTTCTTTCTGAGGTTACGTTTAAACTATCGATGACTTTTTGAACTTGGTCAGTTATCGTGTCAGAACTTTTATGATATGCAAACTCTCCAGTCCTTTGCTGATCTTCTGATGGAAAAAGAGGAGATTGCTCAATATTATCAAGAACCCCAGCAAAAGTTTTTTTGATATTATCACGATAGTCGAATAGTACTTTTACTAGAGCAGGAGGCAATAGGCGTTCTTTGAACTCTGATCTTGGCTTTTTTCTGTTTTTTACTCTAGGAATACGGATGATGTATTCTTTGGAATTATCTTTAACCATTCCTGATAACAGATCGCAGACTTTCATTTGCGCAAACTGTATAGGCCTGGAGCCATAGACCATTAATAGCCAGATGAGTAGATAATCTTCTTGAGAAATATTTCCATTTGCATAACTGTTGTTAATAGCACTCTGAATATTTTCAAGCTCCAGATCCGTAAAGGGTCCATCATAAGGGTCCATTGTTAAGACAGCTCTTCCTTTTTCATTACTTTTAAATTTGGTTTCATTGAGATAGCTATAGGCGTCTTTAGATACCCCTGGATATCCCATCTCGTACCACTTTTTTAAAAAACCGGACAATGAGCCTAAATACCATTCATGTTGAGCATCTAGGGTACCTCTATAGTTAATTAGATGTGTAGAAGTTATTATAGAAATATCATAGTTATAGTGTTCAAATAAAAATTGAATTAGTTCTTTTAATCTATTATACATATTAACTGGGTGTTGAACTGCACGATTTTGTAAGTACCATACAAATATTCGTTTTAATCCATATTTAATGTTCTGAGATATTTGAAGCACTGAAAAATTAATTATATGCTTTTTTGATATGTCATTGAAAATCCATATTTCATCATTAGGGTTAAATATTTGACCATTTTTTGTTTTTGATATAGGTATATAGTGTTTACTAGTTTTGGTTTTTGGTGTGGCCTTCATTTTTTGTCTCCAGTATCTTTATAAGATCTGTTTAGTTGTTCATTGCCCATTTCCAAAATAACTTCATTGGCTTTTGTCTGCGTATGACGTTTTGTATAGGTTGCTGCACTGTTTGAACTTTCAGACCATCCCATCAATTGTGATCGTATTTTCTTTTCTTTTTCTTCAGATATGTTTTTCTCATCCATTTTAGCAGAAAATCTATCGTTCCATGAGTGTCGAAGAATATGTGGTGTTAAATTTTTAAGTATCTCAGGTGAAAACTGTTTGATCTTATTAAAAAGTTTATTCACGGCAACTAGACTGAGTGGTGAGCCAGATTTATCTGCAACAAATAAGTATTCATGTTTTTTAGACTTTGGCAGCAATTTTCTGTGTTCAATAATATAATTTTCTGTTAAAGAAATAATTTTTTTTGGTATTGCAAGTTTACGTCCAAGTGTTTTCACCAATGGTTGTGTCACTCTGGGATCTTGAGGGTCATCAGGTCGTCGTACCAATTGAACAGTTTCAGCTCTGAAATCAATATCAGATATTTTAATACTTAGCAGTTCTCCTTTACGGAGTCCAAATGTATAAAGCCATAAGATGATCAGCTCATTTCTAACTTTTGTAAATTCGCTTTTCCAGGGATTGTCGGGTGAGTTACGATTAATAATAGACAGCAGCACATCAGTTGATTCATCAGATAACCCCATTGGAGCTTCACTGGATGAACCTGAAGAGGAGCTTGGAATACGTGATGTCATAGTGGTCTTGACTTGACTTTGAGATTCTCTCAGTATGTTTAGGATTGGATCTGATTCAGCTAGTCGCGCCATATGTACATTAGCGATCCAAACTAGAAAATCTCTGATCTGTCTAATCCTTTGAGCAACGGTATCACTTCCCACTGTTTTAAAACAATTAGTAGAATCTTTAGATCGAAATGCTTCTAAAGACTTCAGTGTAAGAGATTGTTTTTGATTTTCAGTTTTTACCTCTTCTCTGATATCCTCCAAATAAAGTTTACAGAGGTCACAAAGGTATTCTATTTCATGTAAGTGAAGTATTTTTCCTTGATCAATTCTATTCTCAAGATCTATACCATTGATCTTGTAGTTCTTTAAAAACAGTTTCAGGATAATTAAATGTCTCAGTACCTGTTCAATGGTATTGGCAGCATCACCTTTGGATCTATGTTGAGTAATAGAAAAAAGAGTACTCCAGTAATCAGGAAACCCAGTTTCATTGTCTATCAGCATTGGGAGTCTTTCCCCAGTACTAAACATGACTTTTTTTATAGTGTAAGGCATCATACTTATTTCCAGTTTTTTTGTTATACATTATAGCACAAATGGAAATAAGTTGATAAAAAGTGTAAATAGTGGTTTAAGTCCTATATATTGGGAAGTTAGTTTATAGTTATTTACACTTGTATTTTAGTATCGATTAAAACGGTATTTCATCTTCATTGATGTCAATTTCTGGAATGTTTGACGTAGGTTGCGGTGCAGCTTTTGGAGCAGACGGTGCAGGTTGGCTATAGCTGTCATGCGATGGAGCATCATACCCTGATGGTCCACCTTGGCTATATCCGTTATCACCCATAGGTGCTGCTTCGTCTTTTCCTCCTAGCATTTGAAGGTTTTCTACTGTAACTGAGTGTCTACTTCTTTTGCTTCCGTCTTGTGCTGTCCACTGATCTAGCTTCAATCTTCCGTCTACTAAAACTTTGCTACCTTTACGTAAGTACTGATTTGCAATTTCAGCCGTTCTTCCAAAAAAAGTAAGATCGATAAAGAGAACTTCTTCTTTTTGTTCACCAGTTGCAGATTTGAATTTACGTGAAGTTGCAATGGCAGTATTACCGATGGCACTTCCACTTTGTGTATATTTAATCTCAATATCTCTAGTGAGGTTTCCGGCTAAAATGATCTTGTTGTACATAAGGTGGCTCCTAATCTATGGTTGATTATGCTTCTGTCGCTTCTGCTTCAGGTGCTTTTGTCTCTGTCGTACCTTTGTTTGCTTCTGCTACAAGTTTCTCAAACTGTGCGATCTCTTTGTTTTTAGTATATTTCACAGTTAAAAACTTAATGATATCTTCGTTGATCTTAAGATTTCTCTCAAGTTCTTGGATCGTTGCACCTTCTGCTTTATAGAAAAGAACAGTATAGTAACCTCTGTTATGTTTTTCTACTTGGTATGCAAGTTTTCTCATACCCATGTCATTCGTACCAACTAGCTCGGCACCTTCTTTAGCAAGAACATCTTTTACTTTCGCAATTTGTGCTGCAATCTCTTCTTCTGTAAGTGTAGGTTTAACTACAAACAGTGTTTCATAACAAGTCATATTGTTTCCTTTTGGTTTAATAGCCCATGTATACAGCTGTCATTAGCTGTCCAAAAATGAGCAAGAATTTTGGAAGCGATAGTTTACTATATTATTTCTTAGTTGCACATTAGAGAGGGATCTACATCTTTTTTCGGTCCTAAACTTAAAATTAATAAATATTTTTGTATGATTTAATAAAGTTAATTTATTACAGAAGGTATTACAGTATGGAAAGAAGAAATTTTTTACGGTTATCCGCTACATCAGCCATGGCAGTAGCTATTGCTCCATCATTGATCACTCAAAGACTTTATGCCGAAGATGGAAGTTTGTTTCAACCTTTTGAGAAGGTACAACTGAAAGACGCTGAAGGAAATCCTATCAAAGCTTCTGCGTTAGCTGTTGAGGAAAATTATGTATTCAATTACCCGTATGTAGGTACACCGGCTATCATGGTCAATCTTACTTCACCGGCAGAAAAGGATATTGAACTTACAGCTGAAGATGGTACAAAATATATCTATAGGGGAGGCGTAGGTGCAAAGGGTACGATCGTTGCCTATTCTGCTATCTGTCCACATCAGCTCACACACCCTCAGCCTGAGATGAGTATGTTCCATTATATAGATGAAAAAGGTACAACAAAAGCTTACAGTGGTGGCGCATTTGTATGTATGTCCCATCTGTCAAGATTTGAACCTAAACAAGGCGGGAAAGTAGTAGGCGGACCGGCTACTCAAGGTTTGGCTTCTATTATTTTAGAAGTGGATGCAGAAGATAACATCTGGGCAGTTGCCGTATTGGGTCCGGTGAAGTTCCAGGATTACTTTGATGCCTTTAAAGATGAGTTTAAAAAGTTCTATGGGAACAGAAGAAAAGCTAAAAAACTTACGAAAGAAGAGACAAAAGTACAGACACTTAAAAATTTTTCTGCTGATATCATTCGACTATAAAAGTAAGCTATAAGATGATGATGTAGCACATCAACATCTTATTAGGTGTGGGATCCACATCTGCATGTAGCTTTTTGTTATATCTTCAAAATTATTCATTACACTCTTCAGAATAGTTGATTCAAAGAAAACTTTTGTCATAATAGAGTTACTTTATATGATGTAAAGTGATCAACAATATACCATTTTAGGAGGAGACATTATGGCAATGAATAGGAGAGACACATTTAAACTTGTCGGTGTTGCTGCAGCAGCTGCAGCAATGCCGAGTATTGCGACAGCTAGCGAGAAAAAATCAACCGCAAAGAAGACAAGTGGCAAATCAGTTGTAATTGTAGGTGGTGGTTTTGGTGGGTTGACCATAGCTAAAGCACTTAGAAAAAAAGATAAAAACATTGAAGTAACCGTGATCGAGAAAAACAATATCTTCATGGCTTGTCCTTTTTCCAACACACTGCTTGGCGGTCTTGATGGTGTCAGTTTAGACACGTTTGTAGGTGACTATTTCCAGCCGGCTGGAAAGTATGGTTATGATTTTGTACATGCGACAGTGACGTCTATCGATAGAAAAGCTAAGACGGTGACAACCACTGCGGGAGATATCGCTTATGATATTCTTGTCCTTTCTCCTGGTATCGCTTATGATTATGAAAAACAATTCCCTACTTGGTCTTCCGAAAAGATCGCAGAAGTTTCACAAGCTTGTCCCGCTGCATTGATGCCAGGAAATGAACACATTGCGCTGAAACGGCAACTTGAGAATATGGATGACGGTAACGTGATCATCATACCACCAGCAACAGGAAAGTATAGATGTCCTCCTGCACCGTATGAGAGAATAGCTATGGTAGCGAATTATCTCAAGAAGGAAGGTATCGAAGGGAAAGTGATCGCACTGGATACAAGAAACGGTAAATTTGCTAAAGGGGCAGCGTTTCAAGAGTCTTGGAAAGATATCTTCCCGGATATCATTGAGTATCACGGTTTGACCGAGGTCGTGGATATCGATACGGAGAAAAAAGTCGTTACCTATAAAGTGTTTGAAGATGAAGCGGATGATGAAGGTGTATTGAAGACAGAGAAGTATGAAGTGTGTAACCTTATACCTATCAACAAGTGTTCGCCTGTTGTGGCTATGGCCGGTATTGAAGTCGATGGTGCAGGGTATGCAATGATGGACGGGTATAGCTTCAGATCCAAGACAGATTCAAATATTTATGTGATCGGGGATGCGGTGACACATGCCATACCACCAAGTGGACAGACAGCTATATGGGCAGCACACAGAGCAGCAGGACAGATCACTGATCAATTGAACGCCAAAGCAAATGATCCTAAAGCAGGTCTTCCGGCTAAAGCGGCAAATGTATGTTATTCTATGGTAAGTGGAAAACCAGAAGAGGCGATCATGGTGACACATACCTTTACAGCAGATCCAAGCGGTAAGCTGGTAGGTAAAGGCAATGTGCCTAAGCCAAAAGACGGTGGCGGTAAGTTCAGATCCAAAGGTACGGCAAAAGCGACTAGAGAGTGGTTTGGTGGAGTAATGAGAGAACTCTTCTCTTAATAGGTCATCTTTTTAATGATTTGCACTCATCTTTGAGGGATGAGTGTAATCAGCTACCAGTGTAGCCTCCTTTACTCAAACCCTCAAATCTAAATACAACTTATTAAAAACCTTAACCTATTAAATTTTCCAAAAATAAAATAAAAATTATGTTTTACAGATAGCCCTGCAGCTTGATCAGCATACTGTAGACCAATACCTCTTTTTGCGTACCCGGCGCCTTTTTGATGAGTATCTCACTCTCCAGTAAATGTTCAAATATTTTCAGCAATGCCGCGGATTTTACACGTAAAGCCAACTGTGCTTTTTGTTCTTCTATCTGTTTAGGCAGTTTGTATCCAAGTATAGCCGCTGAATCGACATGTCCATGGAGTTTGATATAGGCATGAAAGAGGAAGATCTGATTGACAAAATATTGTGTGGAGCGAAGCAGTGACGCTTCATCTTCTCCCAGTTCAAGCAGTTTGGTAATGGTTGCCGTGATAGGCTTTTTGTTAAAAAGGTCTATGAGCAGTTGTTCTGTTGCCAGAGGTGCGGTCGAGTAGACAAGTCTATCGATATCTTTACTGGTCACTTTCATACCCAGTATGGCAAGTTTATCCAGTTCGTTGGCACAGAGTGCCAGGTTGTTATTGAGTATGAGCATCAGATGCTGGAGGGCATAGTGATCGATGTCAAGCTGTATCTGCTGTGCTTTTTGTTGTAGCATCGCTATACCGTCACGTATGTTCGGTTCGAAAAACCGTACCCATACTCCGCCTTTTTTCTCACTGAAAGCCGCTTGCATACTCTTTGCATCTTTGGGAGCACCTGCATAACCGTAAAGAAAGTAGTTGTCTTCACTTTTGTTGGCAAGTTCTATGAGTATATCGAGCTCTTTTTTGGGTATTTTCTTATCGTGTTTGACCACTACAAGATTTGTACCACCAAACAGAGAGGTTTGGGAAAGAAAATTCTTAGCCTGTTCAAAATCCCATTCGTCGTGGTAGAGAGTGAGCATACTCTCTTTTGCATCGGTTTTTTTGATATAGGTATCGATGTAATGGTCCACAAGGTAGTCATTTTCACCATAAAACAATACAGATTTAGGAAAAGCCTGTTTGAGTTTCTGGTCAAATTCTCTTTGGTACATTAGGCTAACTCCATGGCATCTTTACTCAATTTTTCAACGAATTCAACCATGATGATGGCTTGAGGGATATTGACTTCATTGATCCTGACCCTGACTCTGTCAAAAAGCATCACATTGTCCCCTTTAAGATGCACCGTAACACCTTTGATCTCGCCTAAGAGTACGGCTTTGGCACTCTCTTCAACTTCGACGATCTCCGCTTCGAAAGTCTCACCCAAGTGTGTGGCTGCCCAACGTGCGAATTTACGGTCTCTAAAGTCCCATTCTGCTTTGGTTGCATCTCTCTCAAGTTCACTGACCCTTGCACAGAGCGGTTCGATATTTCTTAGCAGATAACTTGCCTCTTCGGGTTGATCACGCAGTTGTGTCTTGATAAGACGATGCAGTATCAGGTCGGCATATCTACGTATGGGTGAGGTAAAGTGGCTGTAGTGACTGAATCCCAGTCCAAAGTGCCCCACATTTTGTGCCGAGTAGCTTGCACGCCGTAACGCTTTAATGACCATAGCATCCACTTCGGAGGAAAGATTCATTTTTGCTGCTTCTTTTTGTATGGCACGTATAAGAGAAGGTGCATCTTCATACTCTTCCACATAAAGACCAATGGCCGCAAGTTCAGTCAGTAACGCTTCCATCTTGGCAAGCTGCGGTGGTTCATGGATACGGAAGATACTGTCACCTTCACCTGTAAAACGTTTCGCTGCAGCCTGGTTGGCTAAAAGCATACATTCTTCTATGAGCGAATGTGACGGTGTACCTGTTTCTATCTCTGTACTGACCAGCAAATGTGAAGCATCGATCGTGAGCTTGGTCTCTTCAGACCTAAAATCAAAGCCGTGCTTGAGCCTTTCATTACGCAATTTGACGGTGATTTTCTGTAAAGGAAGCAGCCATGTGAGGATCTGGGCTACGGTATCGGTAACTCCTTCTGTTCCATTTTCCAATATAGCATCGATATTGTCATAGTTAAAACGGTGCTTTGAGTGGATGATCGCTTCAAAGAACTCTTCTTTGATCGGTTTTAGGGTAGTCCTGTCCAAAGCTATCTTCGATACGAAGGCAAGCCTGTCTACTTTAGGTTTGAGTGAACAGATGTTCTCACTGAGCTCACGGGGGAGCATAGGAAAAGATTTGTGCGGCAGGTAGGTGGTGAAACCTCTTTTTTTGGCCTCTTTGTCTATATGGGTAAAGAAAGGCACATAGTGACTGACATCAGCGATCGCTACATAAAGGGTATACTCTTCCATATCAAAATAGATAGCATCATCAAAATCTTTTGCGGTCACGGGGTCGATCGTACAGAAATCAAGATGTGTAAGATCCACACGGTCAGAATGTTCTGCTTTGGTGACTTCTACTTCAACCTCCAGTGCATCAGTGACACACGCTGGCGGGAATTCATCTTCACGCTCATAAAGGGCCAGTGAGATCTTCTCATCGACCATAGGGTCATCGAGGGTTCCCATCACTTCAAGTACTTTATCTGTATCAATATCTACTTTGAGTACCATACCTAGTTTGAATGCCTTAAGGTCCATACCTTCCATGACAGCATGGGTTGGTAATCCTGTACGGATGTCTAGAATAAGAAAATTATTTGATTCATCCCTGTGTGTATAAGCGATCGTAAAGAGATGGGCTTTTTCTATGACAAGCTGTACTTTGCCACTGGCACGTCCACGTCTGGCGATGACCCGTTTGGCAACGACCACATCTCCATGCTTTGCGCCCCGAAGATCATCGGGTTCAATCAGCAGGTCTCTTTGCTCTTTGAACTCTGCTTCCACATACCCTTTGCCATCTTTACCTATGTAGAGTCTACCGACACGATAGATGGATTTAAGTTTCCAAAGCCCGTCTACTTCTTCAATGGCACCCAATTGCTGTAGTGCCTGAAAACTGTTCTGGTCTTCTTGTTCGATGTCTGAAATGAGACACCCGTTGATAAGTTGTATGGCAAATGGGGACATGGTCAAAAACTCTCTTCAATGGTCTGTAAAGTAAACGGTAGTGTCACTTTCATGAAGAGTTATTATATTACTTTAACGCTTCAAGTCTCTCTATTCTTTGTTCTGTACTTGGATGTGTACTAAAGAGTTGTTTGAGTGACATATCTTTACCCGTAAATGGATTGATGATGAACATATGTGCGGTTTGCGGGTCCGCATCGTGCATCATCATGCCTCGGGCATAGTTATCCAGTTTAGCCAAGGCACTCTGCAGCCATTCAGGATGGCCTGTCATTCTTGCGGCACCTTCATCCGCCATAAATTCACGGTTACGGCTTACAGTCATCTGTATCACTGTGGCAGCAAGCGGCATGATGATCATCAATGCTATCATGACAA from Sulfurovum xiamenensis includes the following:
- a CDS encoding VacB/RNase II family 3'-5' exoribonuclease, coding for MSPFAIQLINGCLISDIEQEDQNSFQALQQLGAIEEVDGLWKLKSIYRVGRLYIGKDGKGYVEAEFKEQRDLLIEPDDLRGAKHGDVVVAKRVIARRGRASGKVQLVIEKAHLFTIAYTHRDESNNFLILDIRTGLPTHAVMEGMDLKAFKLGMVLKVDIDTDKVLEVMGTLDDPMVDEKISLALYEREDEFPPACVTDALEVEVEVTKAEHSDRVDLTHLDFCTIDPVTAKDFDDAIYFDMEEYTLYVAIADVSHYVPFFTHIDKEAKKRGFTTYLPHKSFPMLPRELSENICSLKPKVDRLAFVSKIALDRTTLKPIKEEFFEAIIHSKHRFNYDNIDAILENGTEGVTDTVAQILTWLLPLQKITVKLRNERLKHGFDFRSEETKLTIDASHLLVSTEIETGTPSHSLIEECMLLANQAAAKRFTGEGDSIFRIHEPPQLAKMEALLTELAAIGLYVEEYEDAPSLIRAIQKEAAKMNLSSEVDAMVIKALRRASYSAQNVGHFGLGFSHYSHFTSPIRRYADLILHRLIKTQLRDQPEEASYLLRNIEPLCARVSELERDATKAEWDFRDRKFARWAATHLGETFEAEIVEVEESAKAVLLGEIKGVTVHLKGDNVMLFDRVRVRINEVNIPQAIIMVEFVEKLSKDAMELA
- the holA gene encoding DNA polymerase III subunit delta encodes the protein MYQREFDQKLKQAFPKSVLFYGENDYLVDHYIDTYIKKTDAKESMLTLYHDEWDFEQAKNFLSQTSLFGGTNLVVVKHDKKIPKKELDILIELANKSEDNYFLYGYAGAPKDAKSMQAAFSEKKGGVWVRFFEPNIRDGIAMLQQKAQQIQLDIDHYALQHLMLILNNNLALCANELDKLAILGMKVTSKDIDRLVYSTAPLATEQLLIDLFNKKPITATITKLLELGEDEASLLRSTQYFVNQIFLFHAYIKLHGHVDSAAILGYKLPKQIEEQKAQLALRVKSAALLKIFEHLLESEILIKKAPGTQKEVLVYSMLIKLQGYL
- a CDS encoding FAD-dependent oxidoreductase produces the protein MAMNRRDTFKLVGVAAAAAAMPSIATASEKKSTAKKTSGKSVVIVGGGFGGLTIAKALRKKDKNIEVTVIEKNNIFMACPFSNTLLGGLDGVSLDTFVGDYFQPAGKYGYDFVHATVTSIDRKAKTVTTTAGDIAYDILVLSPGIAYDYEKQFPTWSSEKIAEVSQACPAALMPGNEHIALKRQLENMDDGNVIIIPPATGKYRCPPAPYERIAMVANYLKKEGIEGKVIALDTRNGKFAKGAAFQESWKDIFPDIIEYHGLTEVVDIDTEKKVVTYKVFEDEADDEGVLKTEKYEVCNLIPINKCSPVVAMAGIEVDGAGYAMMDGYSFRSKTDSNIYVIGDAVTHAIPPSGQTAIWAAHRAAGQITDQLNAKANDPKAGLPAKAANVCYSMVSGKPEEAIMVTHTFTADPSGKLVGKGNVPKPKDGGGKFRSKGTAKATREWFGGVMRELFS